One Arthrobacter sp. StoSoilB20 DNA segment encodes these proteins:
- the mgrA gene encoding L-glyceraldehyde 3-phosphate reductase → MTYSAAENRYETMPYRRVGRSGLKLPAISLGLWHNFGDDKRFDEQRAILRRAFDLGVNHFDLANNYGPPDGSAETNFGRHLKDDFKPYRDELVISTKAGYYMWPGPYGEWGSRKYLISSLDQSLERMGLDYVDIFYSHRPDPETPLEETMGALDYAVRSGKALYAGISSYTPEQTIEAARILKELGTPLLIHQPSYSMLNRWTENGSPNLYEALDQVGAGSIAFSPLAQGMLTNRYLNGVPADSRAAKERFLSESQLTEEKLDRVRGLNAIAEGRGQTLAQMAIAWILRDQPKGSPVTSALVGASSVAQLEDTLSAISNLEFTTDELTAIDEFAVESDINLWAGK, encoded by the coding sequence ATGACTTATTCGGCTGCGGAAAACCGCTACGAAACCATGCCCTATCGCCGTGTTGGACGCAGCGGACTCAAGCTCCCTGCCATTTCGCTGGGCCTCTGGCACAACTTCGGCGATGACAAGCGCTTTGACGAACAGCGTGCCATCCTGCGCCGGGCGTTCGATCTTGGTGTGAACCACTTCGACCTCGCCAACAACTATGGCCCGCCCGACGGGTCGGCGGAGACCAACTTCGGGCGCCACCTCAAGGATGACTTCAAGCCCTACCGCGATGAACTGGTCATCTCCACCAAAGCCGGCTACTACATGTGGCCCGGCCCGTACGGTGAGTGGGGATCCCGGAAATACCTGATCTCCAGCCTGGACCAGTCGTTGGAGCGAATGGGCCTGGACTACGTGGACATTTTTTACAGCCACCGCCCGGACCCGGAGACGCCGCTGGAAGAGACCATGGGCGCGTTGGATTACGCGGTCCGGTCCGGCAAGGCGCTGTATGCCGGAATCTCGTCCTACACACCCGAGCAGACCATCGAGGCTGCCCGGATACTGAAGGAACTCGGCACGCCACTGCTGATTCACCAGCCCAGCTACTCCATGCTGAACCGGTGGACCGAGAACGGATCCCCCAATCTCTACGAGGCCTTGGACCAGGTGGGGGCAGGCTCCATCGCGTTCTCGCCCTTGGCCCAGGGCATGCTGACCAACCGCTACCTCAACGGTGTTCCGGCCGACTCGCGGGCGGCGAAGGAACGATTCCTCTCCGAATCCCAACTGACCGAGGAAAAGCTGGACCGGGTCAGGGGCTTGAATGCCATTGCTGAGGGACGTGGGCAGACCCTCGCCCAGATGGCCATTGCCTGGATTCTGCGTGACCAGCCCAAGGGCTCCCCGGTGACCTCTGCGCTTGTTGGTGCGTCCAGCGTCGCCCAGCTTGAAGACACGCTCAGCGCCATCAGCAACTTGGAGTTCACCACGGATGAATTGACGGCGATTGACGAATTCGCTGTGGAGTCGGACATCAACCTTTGGGCGGGGAAGTAG
- the mshA gene encoding D-inositol-3-phosphate glycosyltransferase, whose translation MPLIRRVAFLSLHTSPMEQPGAGDAGGMNVYVRALAMALAETGVEVEIFTRSTKAGQPAVEHPGPGVCVHNVMAGPRRKVPKEELPALLHQMVEQIDMIRGSQLHGRYDAIHSHYWVSGVAGLELSGLWGVPLVHTMHTMAKVKNLVLESGERPEPRRREEGEQRIVDGATRLVANTPAEAEELVSHYGADLDRIDVAPPGVDLKVFTPSFRRKSRSLRGVRPDSFHILFAGRIQRLKGPQVFVKAAGILRKRRPDIDLELTILGSLSGAKDFNLQHIIDDAGLADVVTHRPPVVAPELAGWFRSADVVVMPSFSESFGLVALEAQACGTPVVATNVGGLSRAISDGRTGMLVDGHDPSDWADALEDLYDDVQTREDMGRLAATHAESFGWQRTAAITLESYREAVGGLLVPRR comes from the coding sequence GTGCCGTTGATCCGTCGTGTGGCGTTCCTGTCCTTGCATACCTCCCCCATGGAGCAGCCAGGTGCCGGAGATGCCGGTGGGATGAACGTCTACGTGCGGGCCCTGGCCATGGCGCTGGCGGAGACCGGGGTGGAAGTGGAGATCTTCACCCGATCCACCAAAGCCGGCCAACCCGCCGTCGAACATCCAGGTCCCGGCGTCTGCGTCCATAACGTCATGGCGGGGCCTCGCCGCAAAGTCCCCAAGGAAGAGCTGCCGGCCCTCCTGCACCAGATGGTGGAACAGATCGACATGATCCGCGGCAGCCAACTGCACGGCCGCTACGATGCCATCCATTCACACTATTGGGTGTCCGGCGTGGCCGGGCTGGAACTGTCAGGGCTATGGGGCGTGCCGCTGGTGCACACCATGCACACCATGGCCAAGGTCAAAAATCTTGTCCTCGAATCCGGCGAACGCCCCGAGCCCCGGCGCCGCGAAGAGGGCGAACAGCGGATCGTCGACGGCGCTACCCGGCTGGTCGCCAACACTCCAGCCGAGGCCGAGGAACTGGTTTCGCACTACGGTGCCGATCTTGACCGGATCGACGTGGCCCCGCCCGGCGTCGACCTCAAGGTCTTTACGCCCTCGTTCCGGCGGAAGTCACGGTCCCTGCGCGGAGTCAGGCCGGACAGTTTCCATATCCTCTTCGCCGGGCGGATCCAGCGGCTCAAAGGCCCCCAGGTGTTCGTCAAGGCCGCTGGGATCCTGCGCAAGCGCCGACCCGACATCGATCTCGAGCTGACCATTCTGGGCTCCCTCAGCGGTGCCAAGGACTTCAATCTCCAACACATCATCGACGACGCCGGACTGGCCGACGTCGTGACGCACCGCCCGCCTGTGGTGGCACCTGAACTGGCGGGTTGGTTCCGCTCCGCAGACGTCGTGGTCATGCCCTCTTTCAGCGAATCCTTCGGTTTGGTCGCTTTGGAAGCACAAGCGTGCGGTACACCAGTGGTGGCCACCAACGTGGGCGGACTGTCACGGGCCATTTCCGATGGCCGGACGGGCATGCTGGTGGACGGGCACGACCCCTCCGACTGGGCAGACGCCTTGGAGGACCTCTACGACGACGTCCAGACCCGTGAAGACATGGGACGGTTGGCCGCAACCCACGCCGAATCCTTCGGATGGCAACGGACAGCAGCCATCACGCTTGAAAGCTACCGCGAAGCAGTGGGCGGCCTGCTGGTTCCCCGGCGCTGA
- a CDS encoding inositol-3-phosphate synthase has product MSSHPIRVAIVGVGNCAASLVQGVQYYRDADPKATIPGLMHVEFGQYHVNDVQFVAAFDVDSKKVGLDLADAIGASENNTIKIADVPATGVTVQRGHTLDGLGKYYRETIVEAPEEAVDIVAALREAKADVMVCYLPVGSDQAAKFYAQCAIDAGVAFVNALPVFIAGTKEWADKFTEAGIPIVGDDIKSQIGATITHRVMAKLFEDRGVTLDRTYQLNVGGNMDFKNMLERDRLESKKISKTQAVTSNVEAELHADDVHIGPSDYVAWLDDRKWAFVRLEGRNFGDAPVSLEYKLEVWDSPNSAGVIIDAIRAAKIGLDRGIGGPLLSASSYFMKSPPEQFNDDLARDKVEAFIRGDIER; this is encoded by the coding sequence GTGTCTTCACATCCGATTCGTGTTGCCATTGTCGGCGTAGGTAACTGCGCTGCATCGTTGGTCCAAGGTGTTCAGTACTATCGCGACGCTGACCCCAAGGCCACGATCCCGGGTCTGATGCACGTCGAGTTCGGCCAGTACCACGTCAACGACGTCCAGTTCGTTGCTGCTTTCGACGTTGACAGCAAAAAGGTTGGACTGGACCTGGCCGACGCCATCGGCGCCAGCGAAAACAACACCATCAAGATTGCCGACGTTCCCGCCACCGGCGTAACGGTCCAGCGCGGCCACACGCTCGACGGCCTGGGCAAGTACTACCGCGAGACCATCGTTGAGGCACCCGAGGAAGCCGTGGACATCGTCGCAGCGCTGCGCGAGGCCAAGGCCGACGTCATGGTCTGCTACCTGCCCGTTGGCTCGGACCAGGCTGCAAAGTTCTACGCCCAGTGCGCGATCGACGCCGGTGTGGCGTTCGTCAACGCCCTGCCCGTGTTCATCGCAGGAACCAAGGAATGGGCTGACAAGTTCACCGAGGCCGGCATCCCGATCGTGGGCGATGACATCAAGAGCCAGATCGGTGCCACCATCACGCACCGCGTCATGGCCAAGCTCTTCGAAGACCGCGGCGTGACGCTGGACCGCACCTACCAGCTCAACGTCGGCGGCAACATGGACTTCAAGAACATGCTGGAGCGCGACCGCCTGGAATCCAAGAAGATCTCCAAGACCCAGGCTGTGACCTCCAACGTTGAGGCCGAACTGCACGCGGACGACGTCCACATTGGGCCGTCGGACTACGTGGCTTGGCTGGACGACCGCAAGTGGGCCTTCGTGCGCCTCGAGGGCCGCAACTTCGGCGACGCACCGGTGTCCCTTGAATACAAGCTTGAGGTCTGGGATTCCCCGAACTCGGCAGGTGTCATCATCGACGCCATCCGTGCGGCCAAGATCGGCCTGGACCGCGGCATCGGCGGCCCGCTGCTTTCCGCGTCCAGCTACTTCATGAAGTCGCCCCCGGAGCAGTTCAACGACGACCTCGCCCGCGATAAGGTCGAAGCCTTCATCCGCGGCGACATCGAGCGCTAA
- a CDS encoding formate--tetrahydrofolate ligase, giving the protein MSENKVLSDLEIARKATIQPIVDIARRAGITEDALELYGPYKAKINPSKLVFPAGKTPGKVVLVSAMSPTPAGEGKSTTTVGLADSLARAGHNVMIALREPSLGPILGMKGGATGGGYSQVLPMDDINLHFTGDFHAITSANNALMALVDNHIFQGNELNIDPRRMTFKRVLDMNDRSLREVVIGLGGPVQGVPRQDGFDITVASEIMAVFCLAKDLDDLRARLGRITFGYTYDRSPVTVADLGVEGALTMLLKDAIKPNLVQTIAGTPALVHGGPFANIAHGCNSLIATSTAMQLADIVVTEAGFGADLGAEKYMDIKARIAQVAPSAVVVVATIRALKMQGGVPKDQLSEPNVEAVAAGVENLQRHVRNVSKFGISPIVSINKFATDTPEELEWLLDWCAAEGVEAAVADVWGRGGGGDGGDGLAGKVAAALSAPSDFHHLYPLEMPVEDKIRTIVQEIYGAHGVDFSVPALKRLAEIEKNGWSDFPVCMAKTQYSFTDDASRLGAPKGFTVHVRELIPKTGAGFIVALTGAVMTMPGLPKEPAAMRMDVDADGQPTGLF; this is encoded by the coding sequence ATGTCTGAAAACAAGGTCCTGTCCGATCTTGAAATTGCCCGCAAAGCCACTATCCAGCCCATCGTGGACATTGCCCGACGCGCAGGCATCACCGAGGACGCCCTTGAGCTGTATGGGCCCTACAAGGCCAAAATCAATCCGTCAAAGCTGGTTTTTCCCGCTGGGAAGACCCCCGGCAAGGTAGTACTGGTGTCCGCCATGTCCCCCACCCCGGCAGGCGAAGGCAAGTCCACCACCACCGTGGGGCTGGCCGACTCCCTGGCCCGCGCAGGGCACAACGTGATGATTGCCCTTCGCGAGCCCTCCTTGGGGCCGATCCTGGGGATGAAGGGCGGAGCCACCGGCGGCGGGTACTCCCAGGTGCTTCCCATGGACGACATCAACCTGCACTTCACCGGCGATTTCCATGCGATCACCTCCGCGAACAACGCGCTCATGGCCCTGGTGGACAACCATATTTTCCAAGGCAACGAACTCAATATCGATCCCCGCCGCATGACATTCAAACGCGTGCTGGATATGAACGACCGCTCGCTGCGGGAAGTGGTGATCGGCCTCGGCGGACCTGTTCAGGGCGTACCGCGGCAGGACGGCTTCGACATCACCGTGGCCTCCGAAATCATGGCGGTCTTCTGCCTGGCTAAAGACCTGGACGACCTCCGCGCACGGCTGGGCCGGATCACTTTTGGCTACACCTACGATCGCTCGCCGGTCACCGTAGCGGACCTCGGTGTCGAAGGCGCACTGACCATGCTGTTGAAGGACGCCATCAAACCAAACCTCGTCCAGACCATCGCCGGAACCCCTGCATTGGTCCATGGTGGCCCGTTCGCCAACATCGCCCACGGCTGCAACTCCCTGATCGCCACCAGCACGGCCATGCAGTTAGCCGACATCGTGGTCACAGAAGCCGGGTTCGGGGCAGACCTCGGCGCGGAAAAGTACATGGACATCAAGGCGAGAATCGCCCAGGTGGCGCCATCCGCCGTCGTAGTGGTGGCGACGATCCGCGCCCTGAAGATGCAGGGCGGGGTCCCCAAGGACCAACTCAGCGAACCCAACGTCGAGGCCGTTGCTGCCGGGGTGGAGAATCTTCAGAGGCATGTCCGCAACGTGTCCAAGTTCGGCATCTCCCCCATTGTGTCCATCAACAAATTCGCCACGGACACCCCGGAGGAACTGGAGTGGCTGCTCGACTGGTGCGCCGCGGAAGGCGTCGAGGCCGCCGTCGCCGATGTCTGGGGCCGGGGCGGAGGAGGCGACGGCGGTGACGGTCTTGCTGGGAAGGTTGCAGCCGCCTTGTCCGCGCCGTCGGACTTCCACCACCTCTACCCGCTGGAGATGCCTGTGGAGGACAAGATCCGGACCATTGTGCAGGAGATCTACGGGGCGCACGGCGTCGACTTCTCGGTTCCGGCCCTGAAGCGACTGGCGGAGATCGAGAAAAACGGTTGGTCCGACTTCCCTGTCTGCATGGCCAAGACCCAATACTCCTTCACCGATGACGCTTCCAGGCTCGGCGCTCCCAAGGGTTTCACGGTGCACGTCCGCGAACTGATTCCCAAGACCGGCGCCGGTTTCATCGTGGCGTTGACCGGTGCTGTCATGACCATGCCGGGACTGCCCAAGGAACCGGCCGCGATGCGCATGGACGTGGACGCCGACGGTCAACCCACCGGCCTCTTCTAA
- a CDS encoding 6-phospho-beta-glucosidase, with translation MRLMIAGGGGFRVPLIYRALCVGPFAGLVDELVLYDVDEARLAAIEAVVRDMASEEGSAPVVVVSSDLPEALAGTDTVFAAIRPGGTAGRIADERVALDLGLLGQETTGAGGISYALRTIPRMLELAEAMRQHCPEAWLINFTNPAGMVTEALGPVFGRKVVGICDSAGGLVHRAARAAGTPVAEGSLDGVGYFGLNHLGWLYRLAPGGRDLLPGLLADHAALETIEEGRLFGQHTLLQLGCLPNEYLYYYYQTARATDAIRRQQETRGASIHHQQSSLYPALVRATHPFELWDSARRSREEGYLAEARTHGEQRDESDLAGGGYERVALSVMRALSGGGSAQLILNVPNAPVSPAGPAGKVAVPGLPADAVVEVPCEVTPDGAWPLAQERPGGQFLTLMQHVKEVERLTIRAVVHGERSAAVDAFAAHPLIGTAELGEQLLTGYEAAFPELARLWRWPTASGT, from the coding sequence ATGCGGCTCATGATCGCCGGTGGCGGCGGCTTCCGGGTACCCCTTATCTACAGGGCCTTGTGCGTGGGTCCCTTCGCGGGGCTGGTGGACGAGCTGGTGCTCTACGACGTGGACGAGGCCCGCCTGGCAGCCATTGAAGCGGTTGTCCGCGACATGGCCTCCGAGGAAGGTTCCGCGCCCGTCGTCGTGGTTTCCTCTGACCTGCCGGAGGCCCTGGCCGGAACGGACACGGTGTTCGCGGCAATCCGTCCCGGCGGCACTGCCGGGCGGATCGCCGACGAACGCGTGGCCTTGGATCTTGGCCTGCTGGGCCAGGAAACCACCGGCGCGGGCGGGATCTCCTATGCGCTGCGGACCATTCCCCGCATGCTGGAACTCGCCGAAGCGATGCGGCAGCATTGCCCCGAGGCATGGCTCATCAATTTCACCAACCCCGCAGGCATGGTGACCGAAGCTTTGGGCCCGGTGTTCGGACGCAAGGTGGTGGGCATCTGCGATTCCGCCGGGGGCCTGGTCCATCGGGCGGCACGTGCTGCCGGCACCCCGGTGGCAGAAGGAAGTCTCGACGGCGTGGGCTACTTCGGGTTGAACCATCTCGGCTGGCTGTATCGGCTGGCTCCCGGCGGGCGGGACCTGCTGCCCGGGCTGCTGGCGGACCACGCTGCGCTCGAGACCATCGAAGAAGGCAGGTTGTTTGGGCAGCACACCCTGCTGCAGCTTGGCTGCCTGCCCAACGAATACCTGTACTACTACTACCAAACAGCCCGGGCCACCGATGCGATCCGCCGGCAGCAGGAAACCCGGGGTGCATCAATCCACCACCAGCAGAGTTCCCTCTACCCTGCCCTGGTGCGGGCAACTCATCCCTTTGAGCTGTGGGACAGTGCCCGCAGGTCCCGGGAGGAAGGCTACCTGGCTGAAGCCCGTACGCACGGTGAGCAACGGGACGAGTCCGACTTGGCCGGCGGTGGCTATGAGCGGGTAGCACTGTCCGTGATGCGGGCGTTGTCCGGGGGTGGATCTGCCCAGCTGATCCTGAACGTTCCCAACGCGCCGGTCTCGCCTGCTGGTCCGGCGGGCAAGGTGGCCGTGCCCGGGTTGCCGGCCGACGCCGTCGTCGAGGTTCCCTGTGAGGTGACGCCCGACGGCGCGTGGCCGCTTGCGCAGGAACGGCCGGGCGGCCAATTCCTCACCCTCATGCAGCACGTCAAAGAGGTGGAGCGGCTGACCATCCGTGCTGTGGTGCACGGCGAGCGCAGTGCTGCCGTTGATGCCTTCGCGGCGCACCCTTTGATCGGAACGGCGGAGCTGGGAGAACAACTCCTCACCGGATACGAGGCAGCGTTTCCCGAACTCGCCCGGCTGTGGAGGTGGCCTACAGCTTCCGGTACATGA
- the treZ gene encoding malto-oligosyltrehalose trehalohydrolase, with the protein MLEHAAGKNRYDVWAPNADSVRLLADGREYPMEHHDAAAPGWWRAPAEAPGQEGDGVPYGYIVDGEGPFPDPRSRRQPEGVHGLSVTFDPSVHQWQDSGWKGRPLKGAVIYELHLGTFTPEGTLDAAAAKLDYLVDLGVDFIELLPVNGFNGVHNWGYDGVLWYAVHEPYGGPAAYQRFVDAAHAAGLGVIQDVVYNHLGPSGNYLPKFGPYLKSGEGNTWGDSVNLDGPGSDDVRRYILENAAMWLRDYHVDGLRLDAVHALRDERAVHILEEFGALGDEVEAETGVPRTMIAESDLNNPRLIYPRKDNGYGLEGQWSDDFHHAVHVNLSGETTGYYADFDSLAVLAKVLERGFLHDGSYSSFRGRHHGRPIRRDLAHPSALVVCLQNHDQIGNRATGDRLTASLSYGKLAIGAVLTMTSPFTPMLFMGEEFGASTPWQFFTSHPEPELGKATAEGRIKEFERMGWDPAVVPDPQDPETFQRSKLKWDEAGEGDHARLLQLYKDLAQLRRDTPELVDGGFGETSVEFDDDEHWLQMSRGTVRVICNFGDDALGTPLSGSILLATDGEAVLDEGTLTLPGGSAAVVRVQ; encoded by the coding sequence ATGCTGGAGCACGCTGCTGGAAAAAACCGCTACGACGTCTGGGCGCCGAACGCTGATTCGGTCCGGCTTCTTGCCGACGGGCGCGAATACCCGATGGAACACCACGACGCCGCCGCCCCCGGTTGGTGGCGGGCGCCCGCTGAGGCGCCCGGCCAGGAAGGCGACGGCGTGCCCTATGGGTACATCGTGGACGGCGAGGGGCCATTCCCGGACCCGCGTTCGAGGCGGCAACCGGAAGGCGTTCACGGTTTGTCCGTCACCTTCGATCCCTCCGTCCACCAGTGGCAGGACTCCGGGTGGAAGGGCCGGCCGCTCAAGGGAGCTGTCATCTACGAGTTGCACCTGGGCACCTTCACCCCTGAAGGGACACTGGATGCTGCCGCCGCCAAACTGGACTACCTGGTGGACCTCGGTGTGGACTTCATTGAGTTGCTGCCGGTCAACGGCTTCAACGGCGTCCACAATTGGGGTTACGACGGCGTTCTTTGGTACGCGGTCCACGAGCCCTACGGCGGCCCGGCAGCGTACCAGCGCTTTGTTGATGCCGCCCATGCTGCCGGCTTGGGCGTCATCCAGGACGTTGTCTACAACCACCTTGGGCCAAGTGGGAACTACCTGCCCAAATTCGGTCCCTACCTGAAGTCGGGGGAGGGAAACACCTGGGGTGACTCCGTTAACCTCGACGGCCCCGGCTCGGACGACGTCCGGCGCTACATCCTGGAAAACGCGGCCATGTGGCTGCGGGACTACCACGTGGACGGGCTCCGCCTTGATGCGGTACACGCTTTGCGTGACGAGCGCGCCGTGCACATCCTCGAGGAGTTCGGGGCACTGGGTGATGAGGTCGAAGCCGAAACCGGGGTTCCCCGGACAATGATCGCCGAATCGGACCTGAACAATCCGCGGCTCATCTACCCGCGCAAGGACAACGGTTACGGGCTCGAAGGCCAATGGAGCGATGATTTCCACCACGCAGTGCACGTCAACCTCAGTGGCGAAACCACTGGCTACTACGCGGACTTCGACTCACTGGCCGTGTTGGCAAAGGTCCTGGAACGTGGGTTCCTCCACGATGGCAGCTACTCCAGTTTCCGTGGGCGGCATCATGGCCGGCCTATCCGGCGGGACCTTGCCCACCCGTCGGCACTGGTAGTCTGCCTGCAGAACCACGACCAGATCGGCAACCGGGCAACCGGTGATCGGCTCACGGCGTCGTTGTCATACGGAAAGTTGGCCATTGGGGCAGTGCTGACCATGACGTCCCCCTTCACGCCTATGTTGTTCATGGGCGAGGAGTTCGGAGCTTCCACACCGTGGCAGTTCTTCACCTCCCACCCGGAACCTGAGCTTGGAAAGGCCACAGCGGAAGGGCGGATCAAGGAGTTCGAACGCATGGGATGGGACCCCGCTGTGGTGCCCGACCCACAGGACCCGGAGACGTTCCAGCGTTCCAAGCTCAAATGGGATGAAGCAGGCGAGGGAGACCACGCCCGCTTGCTGCAGCTGTACAAGGATTTAGCACAGCTGCGCCGGGACACTCCCGAGTTGGTGGACGGCGGCTTCGGTGAGACTTCGGTTGAGTTCGACGACGACGAACACTGGCTGCAGATGTCCCGAGGCACTGTCCGTGTGATCTGCAACTTCGGCGACGATGCACTCGGGACGCCACTGAGCGGCAGCATCCTGCTGGCTACTGACGGCGAAGCAGTCCTGGACGAGGGGACGCTGACGCTTCCCGGCGGAAGCGCCGCCGTCGTGCGCGTCCAGTAA
- a CDS encoding GNAT family N-acetyltransferase, producing the protein MAAVSEEQTFDIRQAIPADWPGIWAILEPVIRAGETFTWDRDTSEEAARSKWIKDAPGQTFVAVARDSGVILGTGEFHANQAGGGSHVANAGYMVGANHSGQGVARALCAYSLTEAKAAGFYAMQYNAVVESNVRAVWLWQSMGFRILATVPEAFDHPEIGYVGLHVMYRKL; encoded by the coding sequence GTGGCGGCTGTGAGCGAAGAACAGACTTTCGACATCCGCCAAGCCATCCCCGCGGACTGGCCCGGGATCTGGGCCATCCTGGAACCGGTGATCCGTGCCGGTGAGACCTTTACCTGGGACCGTGACACGTCCGAGGAAGCGGCCCGGAGCAAGTGGATCAAAGACGCTCCCGGCCAGACGTTCGTGGCCGTAGCCAGGGACTCGGGCGTGATCCTTGGAACAGGAGAGTTCCACGCCAACCAGGCCGGCGGCGGCAGTCATGTAGCCAATGCCGGGTACATGGTGGGAGCCAACCACTCAGGCCAAGGTGTTGCCCGCGCCCTTTGCGCCTATTCGTTGACTGAAGCGAAGGCTGCAGGCTTCTACGCCATGCAGTACAACGCCGTGGTGGAGAGCAACGTCCGGGCGGTGTGGTTGTGGCAGTCCATGGGCTTCCGGATCCTGGCGACGGTGCCTGAGGCATTCGATCATCCGGAGATCGGCTACGTGGGCCTGCACGTCATGTACCGGAAGCTGTAG